The DNA sequence TATACTTACAAATCGGACGAAATGGGCTGGGCTCACAGCCTTCAATGTCATCCAGATGGATATGCCAGTTATGTTAAGCACCGGCCGTCCGAGTTGGAGCATGTCACTCGTTGGATGGTTAGAACAGAAGACGAACAAGCTCTTGGCTTGGCTTTGCCCGCAACAGCTCAACCCGAGGGTTATGCGGCAGAAAAAAAGAAGAACAACATAAAAATTCTTCCTCCAAAAGGGAAAATTGGATTTGCTATGGAAGCGGGCATTACCAGGCCAGAGCAGACATCGGTGATTAGAGAGAAGATTAGGCAGGTAAAAAATTCGGAAATTTGAAAGAATTATGAAGAACGTCTAGTTTTGTCAAACTCACTCTGGCTGAGGATGTATAAAAACACGTAAAGGAATTATGGTTTGAAAAAAAATGAGGTGATTAAACTTGTCAAAAGTATTAAAGGATTTAAGGCTATATGCGGACAAAATTGTAAAAACGGGTCTTGTTGTCGGCGCAGGCGGCAACCTGAGCATGAGAGACGGAAATATCATGTACATCTCCCCCAGTGGTTTCGACCTCCAGGAAATAGAAGACGACCAGTGGGCGCGAGTAAATATAGAGACAGGGGACGTGTTGGATGATTTAAAACCATCTTCTGAAGTTCTCATGCATCTGGAATGTTTCCGTAAACGTTCTGACATTACAGCTGTTCTTCATGCACATCCAAGCTACTCAGTAGGCGTATCTTCGGCCGGTCATACCATCCCAAGCATGTTTCCTGATTTCCCGGCTATGATCAGAAACATTTCGTACCTAGATTATTTAATTCCGACTACAGAAGTGCTGGCTAATGCAGTTGCCGAGGTTATTACTGAAACAGACGTGATCGTCATGAGGAATCATGGTGTGTTAACGGTCGGGAAAACAATAAAGGAAGCCTTCTTCTTTATGCAGATCATCGAAGAAGCAGCAAAGGTCTTTACAATTTCATCAACGGTTGGTGTTCCGAGAATCCTGACAGAACAGGAGTGCCAGGATTTGCGGGATCTGTCATCGGAAAAATACAGACAGAAGCTTCTAAAGGATTCTAAATAGCTTAAAGTCAATATAAGGAGGAGGATGGATGAAAAAAGTATGGGCTTTTGATCTTGGTGCCTCAAACGGCCGCTTGATGGTTAGCGGTTTTAATGGAAAAAGCCTTTATATGGAAGAGGTTCATCGTTTTCCTAATCAGCCTATCCACCTGACTGGCCGCTATTACTGGGATATTATCAGAATTTTTCAGGAAATGAAAAATGGTATGGCCAAAAGCAGTCTAAAAGGACATGGTGCGATTGAAAGTCTGTCAATTGACACCTGGGGAGTTGATTTTGGACTTCTGTCATCTACGGGGGAACTTCTTGGAAATCCTTATTCATATCGAGATCCGCAGACAGAAGATAGTTTAAAAGAGATGTATGGTCAAATATCAAGAGAAGAGCTATTTGAGCGGACGGGTATAGAGCCAGCAGCCATCAATACAATTTGCCAGCTGGTTGCTATTAAAAAAAGAAATCCTGATCTATTGGAAAAGGCAGAGACTCTGTTGCTGACTCCCAATCTGATAAGCTATTTCCTTTCGGGTGTAAAGGCAAACGAGTTTACAATCAGCACAACTTCTTCGCTATATAATTTTAAAAAGAAAAGCTGGGACTATACCCTTATGGACAAACTGAATCTTCCGTCAGGTATAATGGCTGACATTGTTCAACCCGGAACGATAATTGGCCCTTCCCTTGATTGTGTCAATCGTGAAGTCGGGGTGGATTCCGTTCAGGTTATTGCAGGTACTGGACATGATACGGCATGCGCCCTTGCGGCTCTCCCAATCAACTCGGACAATGCAGCATTTGTGAGCTGCGGCACCTGGATTTTAATGGGTGTCCAGGTAAAAGCGCCTGTTGTTAACCAACAGGCGCTTGAGTGGGGATTTACAAATGAGGGAACAGCAGACGGTGAATATCGCCTTCTAAAAAATATAATGGGCTTGTGGCTTATCCAAAAGTGCCGATCTGTTTGGGAAAAAGAAGGAAAGAGAATTACATATAAAGATGAAGCACGTTTGACTAGGGATGCTAAACCATTTCGAAGAATGATTGATCCAGATGAACCTGAGTTTTTCAATCCTGAAGATATGGCAGAGGCAATAAGGAAGTATTGCATCAAGACGAATCAGCAGCCACCCGAAACAGTGGGGGATTATCTGCGCTGCATTCTTGAAAGCCTTTCACTCAAATACAGATGGGTCCTAGAGAAAATTGAAACTCTGACAGAAAGACGGCTAGAGGTTATCCATATGGGCGGAGGAGGAATACAGAATGAATTCCTGTGCCAGTTCACCGCAAGTGCCACAAACCGGATCGTCATTTCCGGACCGGTAGAAGCCAGTTCCATAGGAAATTCGTTATCGCAATGGATTGCTCTTGGCGAGATAAAAGACATAAAAGAAGGGCGCGAAATTGTGGGGCAATCCTTTCCTGTAAAAGTCTATGAACCTCAGAATCAATCAGAATGGCAGGAAGCATATGGCCGCTTCATCCAGTTACTCAATAAATAATTCAGAATAAACAGAAATATTTTTATGAAAGTGACCTAAATAAATATAAACGGAGGTTGTTGAATGGTACAAAATCTTTGGAATCAAGAAGAAGCTTCAAAAGTATCAAAAGGGATAGGAGAACTCGTTTACCGCTCCAACCTGATAGGATCGGACCGCGCTGTATGCAACTGGGGCGGCGGTAATACTTCGTTGAAAACGTTTCAGAAAGATTTCCGCGGACGTGATATTGAAGTAATGTGGGTAAAAGGAAGCGGCTCCGACCTAGCTACAATGAAGGCGTATAATTTCACAGGGTTAAGATTAGAAGACATCCGCCCATTAATAGAACAGGATGAAATGTCGGATGAAGAAATGGTTGCTTATCTTTCACATTGCATGATTGACAGCAAACATCCAAGGGCATCTATCGAAACATTGCTGCATGCTTTCCTTCCATTTAAGCATGTAGACCACACACATCCGGATGCAATTATCAGCATTTGCTGCGCAGATAACGGCAAGCAGGTGGCGGAAGAAATCTTTGGAGACCGTTTCGTTTGGGTGCCATATGTCCGCCCTGGTTTTACCCTTTCCAAAATGATTGCAGAAGGCGTGCGAAACAACCCGAACGCCGAGCTTGTATTAATGGAAAAACACGGACTTGTTACCTGGGGAGAAACAGCAGAAGAGTCCTACGCAAAAACAATTGATATCATCAATGAAGCAGAACGATACATCAATGAAAGAGTGAATGAAGAAACTGTATTTGGCGGTCAAAAATACGAATCTCTTACAGAAGAGGAAGCAACCGATCTTTTAGCTAAAGTTATGCCGGTGATTCGCGGAGCTGTGAGCAGCGACAAGAAAATGCTCCTGACTTATGACCGCGGCGAAGATATGCTTCAATTTGTAAACAGCCGTGATGCTGAAGAACTTTCACAAGTCGGTGCTGCGTGCCCGGATCACTTGGTACATACCAAAAGGGTGCCGCTTTTCATTAACTGGGATCCGCAGACAAAGGATGTAGAGGCGTTAGTTGCCAGTGTAAAAAAAGGCATTACCAAGTTTAAAGAAGAGTATACAGAATACTTCAAGCGCAACAAAAATGAAGGAGACAAAATGTCAGAGCCGGCGCCACGTGTTATCCTAATTCCGGGTGTAGGCATGATCAATACCGGAAAAGACATCTCGAATTCACGGATAAGCGGCGCTTTATACGATCGTGCCATTGCTGTTATGAAGGGTGCTACTACTCTGGGAAACTTTGTTTCTTTAAGCGAAAACGAATCCTACAATGTTGAATACTGGCCGCTTGAACTTTACAAATTATCTCTTGCTCCAGCGGAAGCAGAATTCTCAAGAAAAGTGGCCTTTATTACCGGCGGTGCTGGCGGTATCGGAAGTGAAACAGCTCGCCGTCTGGTATCGGAAGGGGCACACGTTGTTCTTGCGGACCTGAATCTCGAAGGAGCAGAGAAGGTTGCAGCAGAAATTAATGAAACATTTGGTGCGGACCGTGCACTGGCCATAAAAATGGACGTTACTAGCGAGGAGCAGGTTCAGGCTGCATATGATCAGACAGCCTTAACCTTCGGGGGAGTTGATATCATTATAAATAACGCAGGCCTTGCCACTTCAAGCCCATTTGATGAAACAACTCTCAAGGAATGGAACCTAAACATGAATGTACTTGGAACAGGCTACTTCCTTGTTGCTCGGGAAGCATTCAAGCAAATGAAGCAGCAGGGCATCGGAGGTAACATGGTATTTATTGGTTCCAAGAACTCTGTTTATGCAGGTAAAAATGCTGCTGCCTACAGCTCTGTTAAAGCAATGGAAACCCATCTTGCCCGGTGTATTGCTGCAGAGGGTGGGGAGTTTGGTATCCGTGTCAACTCCGTTCTTCCGGATGCCATCCTTCAAGGATCAGCCATATGGGACTCAAGATGGCGTGAAGAGCGTGCTGCTGCGTACGGAATTCATCCTGACCAACTGGAAGGGCATTACCGCAAGCGTACAACATTGCTGGTAAACATCTATCCAGCCGATATTGCAGAAGCCATTGCATTTTTCGCCTCTTCCAAATCTGAGAAAACAACCGGCTGTATGCTAACTGTTGACGGCGGTGTGCCAGCTGCGTTTACACGATAACAAAGAAGAAGGCGTATCTGCTCAATTTAACTCTGATGGAGGGATTAAAATATATCGAGGAACATGATCAGACAGCATCATTGTTTGAATTAGCGGAAAAGCACATGGATTAACATAGCGAAGAGTCTTTAAAACCTGTTAGAGAATAAAACAACCCTAGAAAGTGGAATCTGGGGTTGTTTTTTGTCAAGGTGGAAGAAGATTGTTTTTGTATTGACGGTTTGTCAAGCTAAGTGCGACACGTCGTCCATGAAGGCTTTGTAAGCTGACCTCCAATCAAGACATTTCCGTGGGCGGTTGTTGATCAAACGGATTGCTTTGGCGAGTTGCTCATCGGAAACGGAAGTAAAGTCATGTCCTTTGGGAAAGAACTCTCGAAGGAGCCCGTTTGCGTTCTCGTTGGAGCCTCTTTGCCAAGAGGAATAGGGATCGGCGAAATAGACCTTTACGTCATGCGTAGCTTCCAGTTTCGCATAGCAAGCAGCGATCAGTTGTGGCTGTCTGGCAGGCTGCTTGCGGGTAGTGGCTGGCCATGACACCGAAGGCGACCTCCATCGAGTGAGCCGTTCGAGAAAGCCCGCTCAGAAGGCAAACTGATATTTTTATTCATTGGTTATAGTACATCCCATTGGTGCATGTCTATAAATACAACTAAGGATTCTAGAAATCGTCATTGTTAGACTTTTTTTATGAGGAGGTTAAAAAACTAATATAAGGATCCACAGGTAATAACTACTCAGTATCTGTTTTAAAACTGTCTCAGAAAGAGCTACTAAATCTTCCAAGCAGTTTGTGTAGAGCGGGTTAAGTAATTTACGTTAACTTCCATTTAAAATGTTACAAAGTGAAGGAAACATGGGCGGCATGATGATGTAATCGTTCCCCTTGAAAGAGCATCAAATCTTGAATTATCAGGGTTTGATGCTCTTTTATTTTTG is a window from the Aneurinibacillus sp. REN35 genome containing:
- a CDS encoding bifunctional aldolase/short-chain dehydrogenase gives rise to the protein MVQNLWNQEEASKVSKGIGELVYRSNLIGSDRAVCNWGGGNTSLKTFQKDFRGRDIEVMWVKGSGSDLATMKAYNFTGLRLEDIRPLIEQDEMSDEEMVAYLSHCMIDSKHPRASIETLLHAFLPFKHVDHTHPDAIISICCADNGKQVAEEIFGDRFVWVPYVRPGFTLSKMIAEGVRNNPNAELVLMEKHGLVTWGETAEESYAKTIDIINEAERYINERVNEETVFGGQKYESLTEEEATDLLAKVMPVIRGAVSSDKKMLLTYDRGEDMLQFVNSRDAEELSQVGAACPDHLVHTKRVPLFINWDPQTKDVEALVASVKKGITKFKEEYTEYFKRNKNEGDKMSEPAPRVILIPGVGMINTGKDISNSRISGALYDRAIAVMKGATTLGNFVSLSENESYNVEYWPLELYKLSLAPAEAEFSRKVAFITGGAGGIGSETARRLVSEGAHVVLADLNLEGAEKVAAEINETFGADRALAIKMDVTSEEQVQAAYDQTALTFGGVDIIINNAGLATSSPFDETTLKEWNLNMNVLGTGYFLVAREAFKQMKQQGIGGNMVFIGSKNSVYAGKNAAAYSSVKAMETHLARCIAAEGGEFGIRVNSVLPDAILQGSAIWDSRWREERAAAYGIHPDQLEGHYRKRTTLLVNIYPADIAEAIAFFASSKSEKTTGCMLTVDGGVPAAFTR
- a CDS encoding rhamnulokinase gives rise to the protein MKKVWAFDLGASNGRLMVSGFNGKSLYMEEVHRFPNQPIHLTGRYYWDIIRIFQEMKNGMAKSSLKGHGAIESLSIDTWGVDFGLLSSTGELLGNPYSYRDPQTEDSLKEMYGQISREELFERTGIEPAAINTICQLVAIKKRNPDLLEKAETLLLTPNLISYFLSGVKANEFTISTTSSLYNFKKKSWDYTLMDKLNLPSGIMADIVQPGTIIGPSLDCVNREVGVDSVQVIAGTGHDTACALAALPINSDNAAFVSCGTWILMGVQVKAPVVNQQALEWGFTNEGTADGEYRLLKNIMGLWLIQKCRSVWEKEGKRITYKDEARLTRDAKPFRRMIDPDEPEFFNPEDMAEAIRKYCIKTNQQPPETVGDYLRCILESLSLKYRWVLEKIETLTERRLEVIHMGGGGIQNEFLCQFTASATNRIVISGPVEASSIGNSLSQWIALGEIKDIKEGREIVGQSFPVKVYEPQNQSEWQEAYGRFIQLLNK
- a CDS encoding class II aldolase/adducin family protein, with the translated sequence MSKVLKDLRLYADKIVKTGLVVGAGGNLSMRDGNIMYISPSGFDLQEIEDDQWARVNIETGDVLDDLKPSSEVLMHLECFRKRSDITAVLHAHPSYSVGVSSAGHTIPSMFPDFPAMIRNISYLDYLIPTTEVLANAVAEVITETDVIVMRNHGVLTVGKTIKEAFFFMQIIEEAAKVFTISSTVGVPRILTEQECQDLRDLSSEKYRQKLLKDSK